A genomic stretch from Capricornis sumatraensis isolate serow.1 chromosome 4, serow.2, whole genome shotgun sequence includes:
- the NCAPH2 gene encoding condensin-2 complex subunit H2 isoform X2, whose amino-acid sequence MEDVEARFAHLLLPIRDLTRNWEVDVAAQLGEYLEELDQICISFDEGKTTMNFIEAALLIQGSACVYSKKVEYLYSLVYQALDFISGKKQAKQLSSTPEDGTVGDASSRAPQEAEQKFRALDDLSDSCANVDLRDDQVLSGTLIPLLPNALVAPDEMEKNSNPLYSCQGEVLASRKDFRVNTCTPHPRGTFLLEPLGVSLMEALQPWNPKEPGRAEEQPMEVSVCGSPGPALSTSQEPGDAAAGTAPRPQAQSPLPGLLAPEADCLVSLPGSSPDGPAPRGGGMGEDGEDAEGVAEPPEASALEVPMEPPEPRSPEQSAAQPRRCTLRERKEAPEPASRLQDTPDPWQGLDPFDSPDSKPFRKGNAAGMAPGHRGWGLDSPGLSGGWGSMACDGDGPGLWLCSGTACLPPGRPYSVPPNVEEAPGQKRKRKGAVKLQDFHQWYLAAYADHTDSRRSRRKGPSFADMEVLYWKHVKEQLETLRKMQRREVAERWLPRAEQGLWPVEEDRLEDSVEDLGAADDFLEPEEYAEPEGAEPREEANMETEAMPASLRYEELVQRNVELFVTTSRQDVFVTTSRQELVQETELKQRVRGWEEAIQTLLQEQEEHVPFDIHTYGDQVVSRFSQLNQWCPFAKLVAGQPAFEVCRSMLASLQLANDYTVEITQQPGLEAAVDTMSLRLLTRQRAHQRFQTYAAPSTAQP is encoded by the exons ATGGAGGACGTGGAGGCGCGCTTCGCCCACCTCTTGCTGCCCATCCGCGACCTCACCAGGAACTGGGAGGTGGACGTGGCGGCCCAGCTGGGCGAATATCTTGAGGAG CTCGACCAGATCTGCATCTCTTTTGACGAAggcaaaaccacaatgaactTCATCGAGGCAGCGCTGTTGATCCAGGGCTCTGCTTGCGTCTACAGTAAGAAG GTGGAATACCTCTACTCCCTGGTCTACCAGGCTCTCGACTTCATCTCTGGCAAGAA GCAGGCCAAGCAGCTGTCCTCCACGCCGGAAGACGGGACTGTTGGGGATGCCAGCTCGAGGGCCCCCCAGGAGGCGGAGCAGAAG TTCCGGGCATTGGACGATCTCTCTGACTCCTGTGCTAACGTGGATCTCAGGGATGACCAGGTCCTCAGT GGGACCCTCATCCCCCTCCTGCCCAACGCCCTGGTCGCCCCGGACGAGATGGAGAAGAACAGTAACCCCCTGTACAG CTGTCAGGGGGAGGTCCTGGCCAGCCGGAAGGACTTCAGGGTGAACACGTGCACACCGCACCCCAGAGGCACATTCCTGTTGGAGCCGCTGGGCGTGTCCCTCATGGAGGCCCTGCAGCCGTGGAACCCGAAGG AGCCTGGAAGGGCTGAGGAGCAGCCCATGGAAGTCTCTGTGTGCGGGAGTCCCGGCCCGGCACTCAGCACCTCCCAGGAGCCAG GTGACGCTGCGGCAGGGACGGCCCCTCGTCCCCAGGCACAGTCCCCGCTGCCTGGCCTTCTGGCTCCCGAGGCTGACTGTCTCGtgtccctgccaggctcctctccagacGGCCCAGCGCCCAGAGGTGGGGGCATGGGAGAGGACGGAGAGGATGCAGAAGGGGTGGCGGAGCCCCCTGAGGCCTCAGCACTTGAGGTCCCTATGGAGCCCCCGGAGCCCAGGAGCCCTGAGCAG AGTGCTGCCCAGCCCAGGAGGTGTACACTCCGGGAGCGGAAGGAGGCCCCGGAGCCTGCATCCAGGCTGCAG GACACCCCAGACCCCTGGCAGGGCCTGGACCCCTTCGACTCTCCAGATTCTAAGCCCTTCAGGAAAGGTAACGCGGCGGGCATGGCCCCTGGGCaccgggggtgggggctggattCACCTGGCTTGAGTGGAGGTTGGGGCTCCATGGCCTGTGACGGAGATGGCCCTGGGCTGTGGCTGTGCTCCGGGACTGCCTGTCTGCCCCCAGGTAGGCCCTACTCCGTGCCCCCCAACGTGGAGGAGGCGCCAGGACAGAAGCGTAAGAGGAAGGGTGCCGTCAAGCTGCAGGATTTCCACCAGTGGTACCTGGCTGCCT ATGCCGACCACACCGACAGCAGGAGGTCCCGGCGAAAGGGCCCTTCCTTCGCAG ACATGGAGGTTCTGTACTGGAAGCACGTGAAGGAGCAGCTGGAGACGCTCCGGAAGATGCAGAGGAGGGAG GTGGCTGAGCGGTGGCTGCCAAgggctgagcaggggctgtggcctGTGGAGGAGGACCGCCTGGAGGACTCGGTGGAAGACCTGGGCGCCGCAG ATGACTTCCTGGAGCCTGAGGAGTACGCAGAGCCCGAAGGGGCAGAGCCCAGGGAAGAGGCAAACATGG AAACGGAAGCCATGCCAGCGTCTCTGCGCTATGAGGAGCTGGTCCAAAGGAACGTG GAGCTCTTCGTCACCACCTCGAGGCAGGACGTCTTCGTCACCACCTCGAGGCAGGAGCTCGTCCAGGAGACAGAGCTGAAGCAGCGcgtcaggggctgggaggaggccaTCCAGACGCTGCTCCAGGAGCAG GAGGAGCACGTGCCCTTTGACATCCACACCTACGGGGACCAGGTGGTCTCCCGGTTCAGCCAGCTCAACCAGTGGTGTCCCTTCGCGAAGCTGGTGGCAGGCCAGCCTGCCTTCGAAGTGTGCCGCTCCATGCTGGCCTCCCTACAGCTG GCCAACGACTACACAGTGGAGATCACCCAGCAGCCGGGGCTGGAGGCGGCCGTGGACACCATGTCCCTGAGGCTGCTCACGCGCCAGCGGGCCCACCAGCGCTTCCAGACCTACGCCGCCCCCTCCACAGCGCAGCCCTGA
- the NCAPH2 gene encoding condensin-2 complex subunit H2 isoform X7, which translates to MEALQPWNPKEPGRAEEQPMEVSVCGSPGPALSTSQEPGDAAAGTAPRPQAQSPLPGLLAPEADCLVSLPGSSPDGPAPRGGGMGEDGEDAEGVAEPPEASALEVPMEPPEPRSPEQSAAQPRRCTLRERKEAPEPASRLQDTPDPWQGLDPFDSPDSKPFRKGNAAGMAPGHRGWGLDSPGLSGGWGSMACDGDGPGLWLCSGTACLPPGRPYSVPPNVEEAPGQKRKRKGAVKLQDFHQWYLAAYADHTDSRRSRRKGPSFADMEVLYWKHVKEQLETLRKMQRREVAERWLPRAEQGLWPVEEDRLEDSVEDLGAAADDFLEPEEYAEPEGAEPREEANMETEAMPASLRYEELVQRNVELFVTTSRQDVFVTTSRQELVQETELKQRVRGWEEAIQTLLQEQEEHVPFDIHTYGDQVVSRFSQLNQWCPFAKLVAGQPAFEVCRSMLASLQLANDYTVEITQQPGLEAAVDTMSLRLLTRQRAHQRFQTYAAPSTAQP; encoded by the exons ATGGAGGCCCTGCAGCCGTGGAACCCGAAGG AGCCTGGAAGGGCTGAGGAGCAGCCCATGGAAGTCTCTGTGTGCGGGAGTCCCGGCCCGGCACTCAGCACCTCCCAGGAGCCAG GTGACGCTGCGGCAGGGACGGCCCCTCGTCCCCAGGCACAGTCCCCGCTGCCTGGCCTTCTGGCTCCCGAGGCTGACTGTCTCGtgtccctgccaggctcctctccagacGGCCCAGCGCCCAGAGGTGGGGGCATGGGAGAGGACGGAGAGGATGCAGAAGGGGTGGCGGAGCCCCCTGAGGCCTCAGCACTTGAGGTCCCTATGGAGCCCCCGGAGCCCAGGAGCCCTGAGCAG AGTGCTGCCCAGCCCAGGAGGTGTACACTCCGGGAGCGGAAGGAGGCCCCGGAGCCTGCATCCAGGCTGCAG GACACCCCAGACCCCTGGCAGGGCCTGGACCCCTTCGACTCTCCAGATTCTAAGCCCTTCAGGAAAGGTAACGCGGCGGGCATGGCCCCTGGGCaccgggggtgggggctggattCACCTGGCTTGAGTGGAGGTTGGGGCTCCATGGCCTGTGACGGAGATGGCCCTGGGCTGTGGCTGTGCTCCGGGACTGCCTGTCTGCCCCCAGGTAGGCCCTACTCCGTGCCCCCCAACGTGGAGGAGGCGCCAGGACAGAAGCGTAAGAGGAAGGGTGCCGTCAAGCTGCAGGATTTCCACCAGTGGTACCTGGCTGCCT ATGCCGACCACACCGACAGCAGGAGGTCCCGGCGAAAGGGCCCTTCCTTCGCAG ACATGGAGGTTCTGTACTGGAAGCACGTGAAGGAGCAGCTGGAGACGCTCCGGAAGATGCAGAGGAGGGAG GTGGCTGAGCGGTGGCTGCCAAgggctgagcaggggctgtggcctGTGGAGGAGGACCGCCTGGAGGACTCGGTGGAAGACCTGGGCGCCGCAG CAGATGACTTCCTGGAGCCTGAGGAGTACGCAGAGCCCGAAGGGGCAGAGCCCAGGGAAGAGGCAAACATGG AAACGGAAGCCATGCCAGCGTCTCTGCGCTATGAGGAGCTGGTCCAAAGGAACGTG GAGCTCTTCGTCACCACCTCGAGGCAGGACGTCTTCGTCACCACCTCGAGGCAGGAGCTCGTCCAGGAGACAGAGCTGAAGCAGCGcgtcaggggctgggaggaggccaTCCAGACGCTGCTCCAGGAGCAG GAGGAGCACGTGCCCTTTGACATCCACACCTACGGGGACCAGGTGGTCTCCCGGTTCAGCCAGCTCAACCAGTGGTGTCCCTTCGCGAAGCTGGTGGCAGGCCAGCCTGCCTTCGAAGTGTGCCGCTCCATGCTGGCCTCCCTACAGCTG GCCAACGACTACACAGTGGAGATCACCCAGCAGCCGGGGCTGGAGGCGGCCGTGGACACCATGTCCCTGAGGCTGCTCACGCGCCAGCGGGCCCACCAGCGCTTCCAGACCTACGCCGCCCCCTCCACAGCGCAGCCCTGA